A genomic window from Streptomyces mirabilis includes:
- a CDS encoding polyribonucleotide nucleotidyltransferase — translation MENETHYAEAVIDNGSFGTRTIRFETGRLAKQAAGSAVAYLDDDTMVLSATSASKKPKDNLDFFPLTVDVEERMYAAGKIPGSFFRREGRPSEDAVLTCRLIDRPLRPSFKKGLRNEIQVVATIMALNPDHLYDVVAINAASASTQLAGLPFSGPVGGVRVALINGQWVAFPTHTELEDAVFDMVVAGRVLEDGDVAIMMVEAEATEKTIQLVKGGAEAPTEEVVASGLDAAKPFIKVLCKAQSDLAAKAAKPTAEFPIFLDYEDDVLEALTAAVKSELAQALTIAGKQDREAELDRVKDIAAEKLLPQFEGREKEISAAYRALTKKLVRERVIKDKVRIDGRGVTDIRTLAAEVEAIPRVHGSALFERGETQILGVTTLNMLRMEQQLDTLSPVTRKRYMHNYNFPPYSVGETGRVGSPKRREIGHGALAERALVPVLPTREEFPYAIRQVSEALGSNGSTSMGSVCASTMSLLNAGVPLKAPVAGIAMGLISQEIDGQTHYVALTDILGAEDAFGDMDFKVAGTKEFVTALQLDTKLDGIPASVLAAALKQARDARLHILDVMMEAIDTPDEMSPNAPRIITVKIPVDKIGEVIGPKGKMINQIQEDTGAEITIEDDGTIYIGAADGPAAEAARATINGIANPTMPEVGERYLGTVVKTTTFGAFVSLLPGKDGLLHISQIRKLAGGKRVENVEDVLGVGQKVQVEIAEIDSRGKLSLIPVIEGEGDDDKKDDTDQ, via the coding sequence GTGGAGAACGAGACCCACTACGCCGAGGCCGTTATCGACAACGGTTCCTTCGGCACCCGCACCATTCGCTTCGAGACGGGCCGCCTGGCCAAGCAGGCCGCCGGCTCCGCCGTGGCGTACCTGGACGACGACACCATGGTGCTGTCGGCCACCAGTGCTTCCAAGAAGCCCAAGGACAACCTCGACTTCTTCCCCCTCACGGTGGACGTCGAGGAGCGGATGTACGCCGCAGGCAAGATCCCCGGCAGCTTCTTCCGCCGCGAGGGTCGTCCCTCCGAGGACGCCGTCCTCACCTGTCGTCTGATCGACCGCCCGCTGCGCCCGTCCTTCAAGAAGGGCCTGCGCAACGAGATCCAGGTCGTCGCCACGATCATGGCCCTCAACCCCGACCACCTGTACGACGTCGTGGCGATCAACGCCGCCTCCGCGTCCACGCAGCTGGCCGGTCTGCCCTTCTCCGGCCCGGTCGGCGGCGTCCGCGTCGCGCTGATCAACGGCCAGTGGGTCGCGTTCCCGACGCACACCGAGCTCGAGGACGCCGTCTTCGACATGGTCGTCGCCGGTCGCGTCCTGGAGGACGGCGACGTCGCGATCATGATGGTCGAGGCCGAGGCCACCGAGAAGACCATCCAGCTGGTCAAGGGTGGCGCCGAGGCGCCGACCGAGGAGGTCGTCGCCTCCGGCCTCGACGCCGCGAAGCCCTTCATCAAGGTCCTGTGCAAGGCGCAGTCGGACCTCGCCGCGAAGGCCGCCAAGCCGACCGCCGAGTTCCCGATCTTCCTCGACTACGAGGACGACGTCCTCGAGGCCCTGACCGCCGCGGTCAAGAGCGAGCTCGCCCAGGCGCTCACCATCGCCGGCAAGCAGGACCGCGAGGCCGAGCTGGACCGCGTCAAGGACATCGCCGCCGAGAAGCTGCTCCCGCAGTTCGAGGGTCGCGAGAAGGAGATCTCCGCCGCGTACCGCGCGCTGACCAAGAAGCTGGTCCGCGAGCGCGTCATCAAGGACAAGGTCCGCATCGACGGCCGCGGCGTCACGGACATCCGTACGCTCGCCGCCGAGGTCGAGGCCATCCCGCGCGTGCACGGCTCGGCGCTGTTCGAGCGTGGCGAGACCCAGATCCTGGGCGTCACCACCCTCAACATGCTCCGCATGGAGCAGCAGCTGGACACCCTCTCCCCGGTGACCCGCAAGCGCTACATGCACAACTACAACTTCCCGCCGTACTCCGTCGGTGAGACGGGCCGCGTGGGCTCCCCGAAGCGCCGCGAGATCGGCCACGGCGCCCTCGCCGAGCGCGCGCTCGTGCCGGTCCTGCCGACCCGCGAGGAGTTCCCCTACGCGATCCGTCAGGTGTCCGAGGCCCTCGGCTCCAACGGCTCGACCTCCATGGGCTCGGTCTGCGCCTCCACCATGTCGCTGCTGAACGCCGGTGTGCCGCTGAAGGCCCCCGTCGCCGGCATCGCCATGGGTCTGATCTCCCAGGAGATCGACGGCCAGACGCACTACGTCGCCCTCACCGACATCCTCGGTGCGGAGGACGCCTTCGGCGACATGGACTTCAAGGTCGCCGGCACCAAGGAGTTCGTGACCGCCCTCCAGCTCGACACCAAGCTGGACGGCATCCCGGCCTCCGTCCTGGCCGCGGCCCTCAAGCAGGCCCGCGACGCCCGCCTCCACATCCTCGACGTGATGATGGAAGCGATCGACACGCCGGACGAGATGTCCCCGAACGCCCCGCGGATCATCACCGTCAAGATCCCCGTGGACAAGATCGGTGAGGTCATCGGCCCCAAGGGCAAGATGATCAACCAGATCCAGGAGGACACCGGCGCCGAGATCACGATCGAGGACGACGGCACCATCTACATCGGTGCCGCCGACGGCCCGGCCGCCGAGGCCGCCCGCGCCACGATCAACGGCATCGCCAACCCGACCATGCCGGAGGTCGGCGAGCGCTACCTGGGCACCGTCGTGAAGACGACGACCTTCGGCGCGTTCGTGTCGCTGCTCCCGGGCAAGGACGGTCTGCTGCACATCTCGCAGATCCGCAAGCTCGCCGGCGGCAAGCGCGTGGAGAACGTCGAGGACGTCCTCGGTGTGGGCCAGAAGGTCCAGGTCGAGATCGCCGAGATCGACTCCCGCGGCAAGCTCTCCCTCATCCCCGTGATCGAGGGCGAAGGCGACGACGACAAGAAGGACGACACCGACCAGTGA
- the rpsO gene encoding 30S ribosomal protein S15, with translation MSLDAATKKQIISEFGQKEGDTGSPEVQVAMLSRRISDLTEHLKTHKHDHHSRRGLLILVGQRRRLLQYLAKKDIQRFRALVDRLGIRRGAAGAK, from the coding sequence GTGTCGCTCGACGCCGCTACGAAGAAGCAGATCATCAGCGAGTTCGGTCAGAAGGAGGGCGACACCGGCTCCCCCGAGGTCCAGGTCGCCATGCTCTCGCGCCGCATCTCGGACCTGACCGAGCACCTCAAGACCCACAAGCACGACCACCACTCCCGTCGTGGTCTGCTGATCCTGGTCGGTCAGCGCCGCCGGCTGCTGCAGTACCTGGCCAAGAAGGACATCCAGCGCTTCCGTGCGCTGGTCGACCGCCTGGGCATCCGCCGCGGTGCGGCGGGCGCCAAGTAA
- a CDS encoding DUF397 domain-containing protein, translated as MAEAADAAGVADEDSAAETAADVKARKEREKDELYALDISDVEWHSAPGTEEHEERVEIAYLPEGAVAMRSSLDPDTVLRYTEAEWRAFVLGARDGEFDLEPTPHKGGLAAQ; from the coding sequence ATGGCCGAGGCAGCGGACGCAGCGGGCGTAGCGGACGAGGACAGCGCGGCGGAGACGGCCGCCGACGTCAAGGCGCGCAAGGAGCGGGAGAAGGACGAGCTCTACGCCCTGGACATCTCCGACGTCGAATGGCACAGCGCGCCGGGCACGGAGGAACACGAGGAGCGGGTCGAGATCGCGTACCTGCCCGAGGGCGCGGTGGCCATGCGTTCGTCCCTCGACCCGGACACGGTCCTGCGGTACACGGAGGCGGAGTGGCGAGCCTTTGTGCTGGGGGCGCGGGACGGGGAGTTCGATCTGGAGCCGACGCCGCACAAGGGCGGCCTTGCGGCGCAGTAG
- the dapA gene encoding 4-hydroxy-tetrahydrodipicolinate synthase yields the protein MAPTSTPQTPFGRVLTAMVTPFTADGALDLDGAQRLATHLVDAGNDGLIINGTTGESPTTSDAEKSDLVRAVLEAVGDRAHIVAGVGTNDTRHSIELARAAEKAGAHGLLTVTPYYNKPPQEGLYRHFSAIADATELPVMLYDIPGRSGVPISTETLVRLAEHPRIVANKDAKGDLGRASWAIARSGLAWYSGDDMLNLPLLSVGAVGFVSVVGHVVTPELRAMLDAYVSGDVQKATEIHQKLLPVFTGMFRTQGVMTTKAALALQGLPAGPLRAPMVELSPEETAQLKIDLAAGGVEL from the coding sequence ATGGCTCCGACCTCCACTCCGCAGACCCCCTTCGGGCGGGTCCTCACCGCCATGGTCACGCCCTTCACGGCGGACGGCGCACTCGACCTCGACGGCGCACAGCGGCTCGCCACCCACCTGGTGGACGCAGGCAACGACGGCCTGATCATCAACGGCACCACCGGTGAGTCACCGACCACCAGTGACGCGGAGAAATCGGATCTCGTACGAGCCGTACTCGAGGCGGTCGGCGACCGCGCCCACATCGTCGCGGGCGTCGGGACGAACGACACCCGTCACAGCATCGAGCTCGCCCGCGCCGCCGAGAAGGCCGGCGCGCACGGCCTGCTGACCGTGACGCCGTACTACAACAAGCCCCCGCAGGAGGGCCTGTACCGTCACTTCTCGGCCATCGCCGACGCGACCGAGCTGCCGGTGATGCTGTACGACATCCCCGGTCGCAGTGGCGTACCGATCAGCACCGAAACCCTCGTGCGGCTGGCCGAGCACCCGCGTATCGTCGCGAACAAGGACGCCAAGGGAGACCTCGGCCGAGCCAGCTGGGCCATCGCCCGCTCCGGACTCGCCTGGTACTCCGGCGACGACATGCTGAACCTGCCGCTGCTCTCCGTGGGCGCGGTCGGCTTCGTCTCCGTCGTCGGCCACGTCGTCACCCCGGAGCTGCGCGCCATGCTGGACGCGTACGTCTCGGGCGACGTACAGAAGGCCACCGAGATCCACCAGAAGCTGCTCCCCGTCTTCACCGGCATGTTCCGCACCCAGGGCGTCATGACGACCAAGGCCGCGCTCGCCCTCCAGGGCCTGCCCGCCGGACCGCTGCGCGCCCCGATGGTCGAGCTGTCGCCCGAGGAGACCGCCCAGCTCAAGATCGATCTTGCTGCCGGCGGGGTAGAACTCTAA
- the eccD gene encoding type VII secretion integral membrane protein EccD yields the protein MTASATTTGAGGPGPGAPHGADTGLGFCRVTIVAPDSRIDVALPDDIPVADIYPEILRLSQQSPAQGAPVGYHLVRRDGTVLDSSRSFAAQRILDGELLTLRPFSESLPPAVFDDVSEAVASAVTRERTLWSGDLTRAAGLVGGGVLPTLLAFVAWTADPRHDMHSLPGILAGVTGVLLVVLAAIRARIYDDRASAVALGLGALPNVGVAGSGLLSLAGGEGIGKLQFLLACAAVLVASVVLTLCSPRGDGPFVAFVFASAIALVVVFVALLVHWTPTEIAALCAPVAVGALAFLPGMSMRFARLPIGFDPPNATPRSAYAADPAPPEPVDAERIEAQARRGHELLVGLVGGCALLAVGASVVLGFSDNVWGQLLAFATGVAMLMRAHLFRYTTQVAPVLAAGLGALVLLGLGLALNPPHALMRDALTGDRADLDIRTIWLVAAIAAAAALVTSLGLILPRGGLTPFWGRFLEVAEGFVLLTLIPLALAVFDVYGAARSMTS from the coding sequence ATGACGGCCTCCGCGACAACCACCGGAGCCGGAGGGCCGGGACCCGGAGCCCCTCACGGGGCGGACACGGGCCTCGGCTTCTGCCGGGTCACCATCGTCGCGCCCGACAGCCGGATCGACGTGGCACTGCCCGACGACATCCCGGTCGCCGACATCTATCCGGAGATCCTCAGGCTCTCCCAGCAGAGTCCCGCCCAGGGCGCTCCGGTCGGCTACCACCTCGTACGCCGCGACGGCACTGTCCTCGACAGCTCGCGCTCCTTCGCCGCGCAGCGGATTCTCGACGGCGAACTCCTCACCCTGCGCCCCTTCTCCGAGTCGCTGCCCCCCGCCGTCTTCGACGACGTGTCAGAGGCGGTCGCATCCGCGGTCACCCGTGAACGCACCCTGTGGAGCGGCGACCTGACGCGCGCCGCGGGACTCGTCGGCGGCGGCGTCCTGCCGACGCTGCTCGCGTTCGTCGCCTGGACCGCCGATCCGCGCCACGACATGCACAGCCTGCCCGGCATCCTCGCGGGCGTCACCGGTGTACTTCTTGTCGTCCTCGCCGCGATCCGTGCACGGATCTACGACGACCGGGCCTCCGCCGTCGCGCTGGGACTAGGCGCGCTCCCGAACGTGGGCGTGGCGGGCTCCGGGCTGCTGTCGCTGGCGGGCGGCGAGGGCATCGGCAAGCTGCAGTTCCTGCTGGCCTGCGCGGCGGTGCTGGTGGCCTCGGTGGTTCTCACCCTGTGCTCGCCGCGCGGCGACGGCCCGTTCGTCGCCTTCGTGTTCGCCTCCGCCATCGCCCTGGTCGTGGTGTTCGTGGCACTGCTCGTGCACTGGACACCCACCGAGATCGCCGCGCTGTGCGCGCCCGTCGCCGTGGGAGCACTGGCCTTCCTGCCGGGCATGTCCATGCGCTTTGCCCGCCTGCCGATCGGCTTCGACCCGCCGAACGCCACTCCGCGCAGCGCGTACGCCGCCGATCCCGCCCCGCCGGAGCCGGTCGACGCCGAACGCATCGAGGCGCAGGCCCGCCGAGGCCACGAACTCCTCGTCGGGCTCGTGGGCGGCTGCGCGCTGCTCGCCGTCGGCGCCTCGGTGGTGCTCGGCTTCTCCGACAACGTCTGGGGACAGCTGCTCGCCTTCGCCACCGGCGTCGCCATGCTGATGCGCGCCCACCTCTTCCGCTACACCACCCAGGTCGCGCCCGTCCTGGCCGCTGGCCTCGGCGCTCTCGTCCTGCTCGGCCTCGGCCTGGCGCTCAACCCGCCGCACGCCCTGATGCGCGACGCCCTCACCGGCGACCGTGCGGACCTCGACATCCGCACGATCTGGCTCGTCGCGGCGATCGCGGCGGCGGCAGCACTGGTCACCTCACTCGGCCTGATCCTGCCGCGCGGCGGCCTCACCCCGTTCTGGGGCCGCTTCCTGGAAGTCGCCGAAGGCTTCGTCCTGCTCACCCTGATCCCGCTGGCCCTCGCCGTCTTCGACGTGTACGGCGCGGCCCGGTCCATGACCAGCTGA
- the thyX gene encoding FAD-dependent thymidylate synthase: MTDTPADDLKPSFRSDVTVELVKHTASDSDVLFAARVSTLGEQSLDELQKDPERSKGLLNYLMRDRHGSPFEHNSMTFFVSAPIFVFREFMRHRVGWSYNEESGRYRELEPVFYVPDESRKLVQEGRPGKYVFVEGTQAQQELTGRVMEDSYRQAYEAYQEMLAAGVAREVARAVLPVGLFSSMYATCNARSLMHFLGLRTQHELAKVPSFPQREIEMVGEKMEAEWAKLMPLTYAAFNANGRVAP, translated from the coding sequence GTGACCGACACCCCCGCCGACGACCTCAAGCCCAGTTTCCGCAGCGATGTCACCGTCGAGCTGGTCAAGCACACCGCGTCCGACTCGGACGTGCTGTTCGCCGCCCGCGTCTCGACCCTCGGTGAGCAGTCCCTCGACGAGCTCCAGAAGGACCCGGAGCGCTCCAAGGGCCTGCTGAACTACCTGATGCGGGACCGGCACGGCAGCCCCTTCGAGCACAACTCGATGACCTTCTTCGTCAGCGCCCCGATCTTCGTCTTCCGCGAGTTCATGCGGCACCGTGTGGGCTGGTCGTACAACGAGGAGTCGGGCAGGTACAGGGAGCTCGAGCCGGTCTTCTACGTCCCGGACGAGTCCCGCAAGCTGGTCCAGGAGGGCCGCCCCGGCAAGTACGTCTTCGTCGAGGGCACCCAGGCGCAGCAGGAGCTCACGGGCCGTGTGATGGAGGACTCCTACCGACAGGCGTACGAGGCGTACCAGGAGATGCTGGCCGCCGGTGTGGCCCGCGAGGTGGCCCGCGCCGTCCTCCCCGTCGGCCTCTTCTCCTCGATGTACGCCACCTGCAACGCACGCTCCCTGATGCACTTCCTCGGTCTGCGCACCCAGCACGAGCTCGCCAAGGTCCCGTCCTTCCCGCAGCGGGAGATCGAGATGGTCGGCGAGAAGATGGAGGCGGAGTGGGCCAAGCTCATGCCGCTCACCTACGCGGCCTTCAATGCCAACGGGCGCGTGGCGCCGTAA
- a CDS encoding ribonuclease J has product MSHPHPELGPPPKLPRGGLRVTPLGGLGEIGRNMTVFEYDGRLLIVDCGVLFPEEEQPGIDLILPDFTSIRDRLDDIEGIVLTHGHEDHIGAVPFLLREKPDIPLIGSKLTLALIEAKLQEHRIRPYTLEVAEGHRERIGPFDCEFVAVNHSIPDALAVAIRTPAGMVVHTGDFKMDQLPLDNRLTDLHAFARLSEEGIDLLLSDSTNAEVPGFVPPERDISNALRTVFASARKRIIVASFASHVHRIQQILDAAHEYGRRVAFVGRSMVRNMGIARDLGYLKVPPGLVVDVKTLDDLPDHEIVLVCTGSQGEPMAALSRMANRDHQIRIVQGDTVILASSLIPGNENAVYRVINGLTRWGANVVHKGNAKVHVSGHASAGELLYFYNICKPRNLMPVHGEWRHLRANAELGALTGVPHDRIVIAEDGIVVDLIEGKAKISGKVQAGYVYVDGLSVGDVGEPALKDRKILGDEGIISVFVVIDSSTGKITAGPHIHARGSGIDDSAFADVIPKVTEVLERSAQDGVVEPHQMQQLIRRTLGKWVSDNYRRRPMILPVVVEV; this is encoded by the coding sequence TTGAGTCATCCGCATCCTGAACTTGGCCCGCCGCCGAAGCTCCCCAGGGGAGGCCTGCGGGTCACCCCGCTCGGTGGCCTTGGCGAAATCGGCCGGAACATGACGGTCTTCGAGTACGACGGCCGACTGCTGATCGTCGACTGCGGAGTGCTCTTCCCCGAGGAGGAGCAGCCCGGAATCGACCTGATCCTGCCGGACTTCACGTCCATCAGGGACCGCCTCGACGACATCGAGGGCATCGTCCTCACCCATGGCCACGAGGACCACATCGGCGCTGTCCCGTTCCTCCTGCGCGAGAAGCCGGACATCCCGCTGATCGGCTCCAAGCTGACCCTCGCCCTCATCGAGGCGAAGCTCCAGGAGCACCGCATCCGCCCGTACACCCTCGAAGTCGCGGAGGGCCACCGCGAGCGCATCGGCCCCTTCGACTGCGAGTTCGTGGCGGTCAACCACTCCATCCCGGACGCCCTCGCGGTCGCCATCCGCACCCCAGCGGGCATGGTCGTCCACACCGGCGACTTCAAGATGGACCAGCTCCCGCTGGACAACCGCCTCACGGACCTGCATGCGTTCGCACGTCTGAGCGAAGAAGGCATCGACCTTCTTCTCTCCGACTCCACCAACGCCGAGGTCCCGGGTTTCGTCCCGCCCGAGCGCGACATCTCGAACGCACTGCGCACGGTCTTCGCGAGCGCCCGCAAGCGGATCATCGTGGCGAGCTTCGCCAGCCACGTTCACCGCATCCAGCAGATCCTGGACGCGGCCCACGAGTACGGCCGCCGGGTCGCCTTCGTCGGCCGCTCGATGGTCCGCAACATGGGCATCGCACGCGACCTGGGCTATCTGAAGGTCCCGCCGGGCCTCGTGGTGGACGTCAAGACGCTCGACGACCTCCCGGACCACGAGATCGTCCTGGTCTGCACGGGCTCGCAGGGCGAGCCGATGGCGGCCCTGTCGAGGATGGCCAACCGGGACCACCAGATCCGGATCGTCCAGGGCGACACGGTGATCCTGGCCTCGTCGCTCATCCCGGGCAACGAGAACGCGGTCTACCGCGTCATCAACGGCCTCACCCGCTGGGGCGCCAACGTCGTCCACAAGGGCAACGCCAAGGTGCACGTCTCCGGCCACGCCTCCGCGGGCGAGCTGCTGTACTTCTACAACATCTGCAAGCCGCGGAACCTGATGCCGGTCCACGGCGAATGGCGCCATCTGCGCGCCAACGCCGAGCTCGGCGCCCTCACCGGCGTCCCGCACGACCGCATCGTGATCGCCGAGGACGGAATCGTCGTCGACCTCATCGAGGGCAAGGCGAAGATCTCCGGCAAGGTCCAGGCGGGTTACGTGTACGTCGACGGACTCTCGGTCGGTGACGTGGGCGAGCCGGCGCTCAAGGACCGCAAGATCCTCGGCGACGAGGGCATCATCTCGGTCTTCGTGGTGATCGACTCGAGTACGGGCAAGATCACCGCCGGCCCGCACATCCACGCGCGCGGTTCGGGCATCGACGACTCCGCCTTCGCGGACGTCATCCCGAAGGTCACGGAGGTCCTGGAGCGCTCGGCCCAGGACGGCGTGGTCGAGCCCCACCAGATGCAGCAGCTCATCCGCCGCACGCTGGGCAAGTGGGTCTCGGACAACTACCGCCGCCGTCCGATGATCCTGCCGGTCGTCGTCGAGGTCTGA
- a CDS encoding DegT/DnrJ/EryC1/StrS family aminotransferase — protein sequence MLRAAGVGAGDEVIVPAFGNVEVAEAVTQVRASVVFADIDPVTYCLDAGVVEAAVTPRSTAVVVVHRFGRSADMTRLRDVGQRHGLLVLELGESEAPFDEIAQRRERAAYLDARLSGVRTPDGGDGHTYQQYVVRVPGNGRPDRDAFARAVRAKGIECPVPVKTPVHRLPGFRRDVHLPETERAADETLALPVDASLTKREMQRIVSACNALGGLLQPAF from the coding sequence ATGCTCAGGGCCGCGGGCGTCGGAGCCGGCGACGAGGTCATCGTGCCGGCGTTCGGGAACGTCGAGGTCGCGGAGGCCGTGACCCAGGTCCGTGCGTCGGTCGTCTTCGCCGACATAGACCCGGTGACGTACTGCCTTGACGCCGGCGTTGTCGAGGCGGCCGTGACCCCGCGGTCGACCGCTGTCGTCGTCGTACACCGCTTCGGTCGGTCGGCCGACATGACGCGGCTGCGGGACGTCGGGCAGCGGCACGGGCTTCTGGTGCTGGAACTGGGCGAGTCCGAGGCGCCGTTCGACGAGATCGCACAGCGCAGGGAGCGGGCCGCCTATCTCGACGCGCGGCTGAGCGGAGTGCGCACGCCGGACGGCGGCGACGGGCACACGTACCAGCAGTACGTCGTGCGCGTGCCCGGCAACGGCCGGCCGGACCGGGACGCCTTCGCACGGGCCGTACGGGCCAAGGGAATTGAATGCCCGGTGCCGGTGAAGACGCCCGTGCACCGGCTGCCCGGGTTCCGTCGGGACGTGCACCTCCCGGAGACGGAGCGGGCCGCCGACGAGACTCTCGCGCTGCCCGTGGACGCGTCGTTGACGAAGCGGGAGATGCAGCGGATCGTCTCCGCGTGCAATGCGCTCGGGGGATTGCTGCAGCCCGCCTTCTGA
- the dapB gene encoding 4-hydroxy-tetrahydrodipicolinate reductase, translated as MSKLRVAVLGAKGRIGAEAVRAVEAAEDLELVAALSRGDELEALVATGTQVVVELTTPASVMGNLDFCVRHGIHAVVGTTGWTDERLAQLNASLAASPETGVLIAPNFSIGAVLTMKFAEVAAPYFESVEVVELHHPNKVDAPSGTATRTAQLIAAARERAGSAPQPDATATALDGARGANVDGVPVHAVRLRGLLAHQEVLLGGEGETLTIRHDSLHHSSFMPGILLGVRRVVTAPGLTFGLEHFLDLG; from the coding sequence ATGAGCAAGTTGCGCGTGGCGGTCCTCGGTGCCAAGGGCCGGATCGGGGCCGAGGCGGTGCGAGCCGTCGAGGCCGCCGAGGACCTGGAGCTGGTGGCCGCGCTGAGCCGCGGCGACGAGCTGGAAGCGCTGGTCGCCACCGGCACCCAGGTCGTGGTCGAACTGACGACCCCGGCCTCGGTGATGGGCAACCTCGACTTCTGCGTACGGCACGGCATCCACGCCGTGGTCGGCACGACCGGCTGGACCGACGAGCGGCTCGCGCAGCTCAACGCCTCGCTGGCCGCGTCCCCCGAGACGGGCGTGCTCATCGCGCCCAACTTCTCCATCGGGGCCGTACTGACCATGAAGTTCGCCGAGGTCGCCGCGCCGTACTTCGAGTCCGTCGAGGTCGTCGAGCTGCACCACCCGAACAAGGTGGACGCCCCCAGCGGCACCGCCACGCGCACCGCCCAGCTCATCGCCGCGGCCCGGGAGCGCGCGGGCAGCGCCCCCCAGCCCGACGCCACGGCGACCGCCCTGGACGGCGCCCGCGGCGCGAACGTCGACGGCGTCCCGGTGCACGCGGTCCGTCTGCGCGGGCTCCTCGCCCACCAGGAGGTCCTGCTGGGCGGTGAGGGCGAGACCCTCACCATCCGCCACGACTCCCTCCACCACAGCAGCTTCATGCCGGGCATCCTGCTCGGCGTCCGCCGCGTGGTGACCGCCCCGGGCCTCACCTTCGGCCTGGAACACTTCCTGGACCTCGGCTGA
- a CDS encoding pitrilysin family protein encodes MTSRSSTATARTSSEARAVARTQTLIKGENGIGTVRKTTLPGGLRIVTETLPSVRSATFGIWAHVGSRDETPTLNGATHYLEHLLFKGTSRRSALDISSAIDAVGGEMNAFTAKEYTCYYARVLDTDLPLAIDVVCDMLTGSLIEQGDVDAERGVILEEIAMTEDDPGDCVHDLFAHTMLGDTPLGRPVLGTVDTVNALSADRIRRFYKKHYDPTHLVVACAGNVDHNKVVRQVRAAFEKAGALRESAVEPIAPRDGRRAIRTAGRVELLGRKTEQAHVVLGMPGLARTDERRWALGVLNTALGGGMSSRLFQEVREKRGLAYSVYSYTSGFADCGLFGVYAGCRPSQVHDVLKICRDELDHVAEHGLSDDEIGRAIGQLQGSTVLGLEDTGALMNRIGKSELCWGEQMSVDDMLVRIASVTPDEVRSVARDILGERPSLSVIGPLKDKQASRLHDAVA; translated from the coding sequence GTGACGTCTCGTAGCTCCACGGCGACGGCCCGCACCTCTTCGGAGGCGCGGGCCGTCGCCCGTACCCAAACCCTCATCAAGGGCGAGAACGGCATCGGTACGGTCCGTAAGACCACCCTCCCCGGCGGCCTGCGCATCGTCACCGAGACCCTCCCCTCCGTACGCTCGGCCACCTTCGGGATCTGGGCGCACGTCGGCTCCCGCGACGAGACGCCGACGCTGAACGGCGCCACGCACTACCTGGAGCACCTGCTCTTCAAGGGCACCTCCCGGCGCAGCGCCCTGGACATCTCCTCCGCCATCGACGCCGTCGGCGGCGAGATGAACGCGTTCACCGCCAAGGAATACACGTGCTACTACGCGCGTGTGCTCGACACCGACCTCCCGCTCGCCATCGACGTCGTGTGCGACATGCTCACCGGCTCACTGATCGAGCAGGGCGACGTGGACGCCGAGCGCGGTGTGATCCTCGAAGAGATCGCGATGACCGAGGACGACCCGGGCGACTGCGTGCACGACCTGTTCGCGCACACCATGCTGGGCGACACCCCCCTCGGCCGCCCGGTCCTCGGCACGGTCGACACGGTCAACGCCCTCAGCGCCGACCGCATCCGCCGCTTCTACAAGAAGCACTACGACCCGACGCACCTCGTGGTCGCCTGCGCGGGCAACGTCGACCACAACAAGGTCGTACGCCAGGTCCGCGCCGCCTTCGAGAAGGCCGGCGCCCTCAGGGAGAGCGCCGTCGAGCCGATCGCCCCGCGCGACGGCCGCCGCGCCATCCGCACCGCGGGCCGCGTCGAGCTCCTCGGCCGCAAGACCGAGCAGGCCCATGTCGTCCTCGGCATGCCGGGCCTCGCCCGCACCGACGAGCGCCGCTGGGCCCTGGGCGTCCTGAACACCGCCCTGGGCGGTGGCATGTCCTCCCGCCTCTTCCAGGAGGTCCGCGAGAAGCGCGGCCTGGCCTACAGCGTGTACTCGTACACCTCGGGCTTCGCCGACTGCGGCCTCTTCGGCGTGTACGCGGGCTGCAGGCCGAGCCAGGTCCACGACGTGCTCAAGATCTGCCGCGACGAGCTCGACCACGTCGCCGAGCACGGCCTCTCGGACGACGAGATCGGCCGCGCCATCGGTCAGCTGCAGGGCTCCACCGTCCTCGGCCTGGAGGACACCGGCGCGCTGATGAACCGTATCGGCAAGAGCGAGCTGTGCTGGGGCGAGCAGATGTCGGTCGACGACATGCTGGTCCGGATAGCGTCGGTCACCCCGGACGAGGTCCGTTCGGTCGCCCGCGACATCCTGGGAGAGCGGCCCTCGCTGTCGGTCATCGGCCCGCTCAAGGACAAGCAGGCCTCCCGTCTGCACGACGCGGTCGCGTAA